The genomic stretch CCGATTCCACAAAGGCCATGGGCACAACACAGAAGATTGCATCCACCTAAAGGATGCCATAGAGATATTAATCAGGGAGGGACATTTGAAGCAATATGCGAAGAAGCAGGAAGCCACCAGAGAAGCCAAACCAGTCGTCGAGGAAAAGCCGGCGGAAGATACGCCAGCCATGCAAGTAGCCATGAGCATCACCAGACCGGAAGACTTTTACCTCCCTGACTGGGCAAAATCGGCGACAACCACCTCCCCTCATAGCGCATGGGAGATGTTTCCCTCCGCCATGGTCATATCGGGTGGAGGATTCAACAAGCTCACCGTGGGATCCGTAAAACGCAAATTTGA from Vicia villosa cultivar HV-30 ecotype Madison, WI linkage group LG4, Vvil1.0, whole genome shotgun sequence encodes the following:
- the LOC131597614 gene encoding uncharacterized protein LOC131597614, with translation MPARPNVDKSKFCRFHKGHGHNTEDCIHLKDAIEILIREGHLKQYAKKQEATREAKPVVEEKPAEDTPAMQVAMSITRPEDFYLPDWAKSATTTSPHSAWEMFPSAMVISGGGFNKLTVGSVKRKFDELISASASKAATLDQTKGSPSSISFYKEELPGGAPNANIPLLIRARMANFDVRRILVDQGSSVDIMYSQLFRTL